The Polypterus senegalus isolate Bchr_013 chromosome 1, ASM1683550v1, whole genome shotgun sequence genome includes a window with the following:
- the LOC120519644 gene encoding beta-microseminoprotein-like has product MNFFLCMALGLLSMATLCHGGCYRIPRDPHVAGCRDTEGVIHHQGSKWNDKHCLRCVCQTSGTECCYQIPRFHGMLESCKVVVNKDCTYRLVNNNGPDNLCIPKGGVL; this is encoded by the exons AATTTCTTCTTGTGCATGGCATTGGGACTTCTGAGTATGGCCACCCTGTGCCATGGAGGCTGTTATAGGATTCCACGTGATCCTCATGTGGCAG gCTGCAGAGACACTGAAGGTGTGATTCACCATCAAGGTTCGAAATGGAATGACAAACACTGCCTTAGATGTGTCTGCCAGACGAGTGGGACAGAATGTTGTTATCA AATTCCAAGGTTTCATGGAATGCTGGAATCCTGTAAGGTGGTGGTGAACAAGGATTGCACCTACAGGCTGGTGAATAACAATGGCCCAGACAACCTGTGCATCCCTAAAGGGGGTGTTTTGTAA
- the LOC120517494 gene encoding beta-microseminoprotein-like, translating into MGAVLFKLSSNITQNPLKTFNVSRIAPLPDLLEWFCSLSHSAPVDAAKTTEMNAFLCLILGLLATATLCQGGCFKILRDSSASKFIRGCKTKDGVLHRLGSKWNDKDCNKCTCNKLAITCCAQISQYFGLPESCKVVVNKDCTHKLVNRSGPDSVCVPKGAVL; encoded by the exons ATGGGGGCAGTTCTATTCAAACTGTCCTCCAACATAACCCAGAATCCATTGAAGACCTTTAACGTTAGTCGTATCGCTCCTCTGCCTGACCTCCTTGAGTGGT TCTGCAGTCTGAGTCACTCGGCGCCGGTGGACGCAGCAAAAACCACGGAGATG AATGCCTTCTTGTGCCTCATCCTGGGACTGTTGGCTACTGCCACCCTGTGCCAAGGTGGATGCTTTAAGATTCTACGTGATTCATCGGCTAGCAAATTCATCCGAG GATGCAAGACTAAAGATGGTGTCCTACACCGCCTTGGTTCCAAATGGAATGATAAGGACTGCAACAAATGTACCTGTAACAAATTGGCAATAACATGCTGTGCCCA aatttcCCAATATTTTGGGCTCCCTGAATCCTGTAAAGTTGTCGTGAACAAAGACTGCACTCACAAGCTGGTGAATAGGAGCGGCCCTGACAGCGTCTGTGTCCCAAAGGGTGCTGTGCTTTAA